In Harmonia axyridis chromosome X, icHarAxyr1.1, whole genome shotgun sequence, a single window of DNA contains:
- the LOC123686336 gene encoding uncharacterized protein LOC123686336 — MKNVPRKFGDISKKMLQMVTQLKASRIDVVFDQYFTPSIKGYERSLRFESAQLEYTIAGPEQVRPSDFVKELKNSNFKEALVDFFILHWASDEMAPFIGNKMIHINFRKCHSFTVNEAKKVMSGVNEELSCPEHEEADTKIVYHACKINHEANIVIRTVDTDVAAIMLSHMHRLNDGSHVWMLTGAGNNLRYVDLTNIHAKLGESICRSLPGLHAFTGCDYNPAFYRKAKLKPFKLLKKYVEFQQAFMKFGDSKIIENNNEQVLIFDIIQSFVCYLYNMNDINDVDAARLQMFINSYTVSDVNEAFNRKKLQNFDASCLPPCKSELWQQFLRANYICSIWNNAHLQKPTAYKPVNNGWILENDHYYFKWFEGDQLPTYVSESLKTVPENNEEGDIEDDQSTEWNNSDEEYGCIDDDDENDENV, encoded by the exons aTGAAAAATGTTCCTAGAAAATTCGGAGACATTTCTAAAAAAATGTTGCAGATGGTAACTCAATTAAAAGCGTCAAGAATTGATGTCGTTTTCGACCAGTATTTTACCCCATCGATAAAAGGATACGAACGTTCTCTGCGATTTGAATCTGCACAATTGGAGTATACTATTGCTGGTCCTGAACAAGTCCGTCCTAGTGACTTTgtcaaagaattaaaaaattctaattttaaagAAGCTctagttgatttttttattttacactGGGCTTCTGACGAAATGGCGCCGTTTATtggcaataaaatgatacatataaatttcagaaaatgtcaTTCGTTTACTGTTAATGAGGCCAAAAAAGTGATGTCAGGTGTAAATGAGGAATTGTCTTGCCCAGAGCATGAAGAAGCAGACACCAAAATAGTGTACCACGCGTGTAAAATTAACCATGAAGCAAACATTGTGATTCGAACTGTTGACACCGATGTTGCTGCTATAATGCTAAGTCACATGCATCGTCTTAATGATGGATCACATGTTTGGATGCTTACAGGAGCTGGAAATAATTTAAGATATGTGGACCTAACTAATATACACGCCAAATTAGGAGAATCTATTTGCAGAAGTTTACCTGGACTACACGCTTTCACAGGATGTGATTACAATCCtgcattttacagaaaagcaaaATTAAAACCgtttaaattgttaaaaaaatatgtagagTTTCAACAAGCATTCATGAAGTTTGGTGACagcaaaatcatcgaaaataacAATGAACAAGTATTAATCTTCGATATAATTCAAAGTTTTGTATGCTATCTATACAATATGAATGATATCAATGATGTTGATGCTGCTAGGCTACAAATGTTTATTAATTCGTATACAGTATCTGATGTGAACGAAGCTTTTAATCGAAAAAagttgcaaaatttcgatgctaGCTGTTTACCACCTTGCAAAAGTGAGCTATGGCAGCAATTTTTGCGAGCGAATTACATATGTAGCATATGGAACAACGCTCACTTACAAAAGCCAACAGCATATAAACCAGTAAATAATGGTTGGATACTGGAAAATGACCACTACTATTTTAAATGGTTTGAAGGAGATCAATTACCGACTTATGTCAGCGAATCTCTAAAAACAGTTCCAG AAAACAATGAAGAAGGCGATATTGAAGACGATCAATCCACAGAATGGAATAATAGTGACGAGGAATATGGATGTATTGACGACGacgatgaaaatgatgaaaatgtttaa